One window of Gloeothece citriformis PCC 7424 genomic DNA carries:
- a CDS encoding GuaB3 family IMP dehydrogenase-related protein: MDIMIGRGKIARRSYGIDEIALVPGVRTLDPSLADTRWTIGGLEREIPIIASAMDGVVDVNMAVLLSQLGALGVLNLEGIQTRYADPNPILDRIASVGKSEFVGLMQELYAEPIKPELIKQRITQIKEQGGIAAVSLTPAGASQFGEVVAEAKADLVFVQATVVSTAHLSPTSITPLDLAEFCQKMPMPVILGNCVTYEVALNLMKAGAAAVLVGIGPGAACTSRGVLGVGVPQATAVADCAAAREDYYRNTGRYVPVIADGGIVTGGDICKCIACGADAVMIGSPIARSAEAPGRGFHWGMATPSPVLPRGTRINVGTTGTIKEILTGPAKLDDGTHNLLGALKTSMGTLGAKDMKEMQQVEVVIAPSLLTEGKVYQKAQQLGMGK; this comes from the coding sequence GTGGATATTATGATTGGTCGGGGTAAAATCGCTCGTCGGTCTTATGGCATCGATGAGATAGCACTTGTCCCCGGAGTGCGAACTCTAGACCCAAGTTTAGCGGATACTCGTTGGACAATTGGCGGCCTTGAACGAGAAATACCCATTATTGCCAGCGCAATGGATGGTGTAGTCGATGTGAACATGGCGGTACTCCTCTCACAATTAGGCGCGTTAGGCGTTCTTAATCTAGAGGGGATTCAGACTCGTTACGCCGATCCAAACCCTATCTTAGACCGGATTGCCTCAGTCGGTAAATCGGAATTTGTCGGGTTGATGCAAGAACTCTACGCTGAACCTATTAAGCCAGAATTAATCAAGCAACGCATTACTCAAATTAAAGAGCAAGGAGGCATTGCGGCGGTTAGTTTAACCCCTGCCGGTGCTTCTCAATTTGGGGAAGTGGTGGCCGAGGCTAAAGCCGATTTAGTCTTTGTTCAAGCCACAGTCGTGTCTACTGCCCATTTATCCCCTACCTCCATCACTCCTCTAGATTTAGCCGAATTTTGCCAAAAGATGCCAATGCCGGTTATTTTAGGGAATTGTGTGACTTATGAGGTGGCACTGAACCTAATGAAAGCCGGAGCAGCCGCCGTATTGGTGGGGATTGGCCCTGGGGCGGCTTGTACCTCTAGAGGGGTTTTAGGGGTGGGTGTTCCCCAAGCTACCGCCGTCGCTGATTGTGCGGCAGCTAGAGAGGATTATTATCGTAACACCGGTCGCTATGTTCCTGTCATTGCCGATGGGGGAATCGTGACCGGAGGCGATATTTGTAAATGTATTGCCTGTGGTGCGGATGCGGTAATGATTGGGTCTCCTATTGCCCGGTCAGCAGAAGCCCCAGGCCGAGGATTTCATTGGGGTATGGCGACTCCAAGTCCGGTATTACCGCGAGGAACTCGGATTAATGTGGGAACAACTGGAACAATCAAGGAAATTCTCACCGGCCCGGCTAAACTCGATGACGGGACTCATAACCTATTAGGCGCTCTTAAAACCAGTATGGGCACGTTAGGCGCTAAGGATATGAAGGAAATGCAACAAGTTGAAGTCGTCATTGCTCCTTCTTTATTGACAGAGGGTAAAGTTTACCAAAAAGCCCAACAGTTAGGTATGGGTAAGTAA
- a CDS encoding type I polyketide synthase, with translation MKRNFSNFVDLLNHRAETQSDKILFTFLGDGETESLSLTYQQLDQQARAIAVQLQSLNATGERALLLYQPGLEFISAFFGCLYGGVIPVPAYPPRANRSIERLQAIVSDAEAKFALTSESLVNSIEGKLTQSLSQEAIQCVTTDNLELSLSQGWHKPKINPEQLAFLQYTSGSTGNPKGVMVSHSNLMHNAALINHYFQDTPESRGASWLPPYHDMGLIGGILQPIYVGVYVVLMPPVTFLQRPLRWLEVISRYRITTSGAPNFAYELCATQITPEQRENLDLSCWELAFSGAEPIRAHTLEQFAKAFAPCGFRPEAFYACYGMAETTLIVTGGKRSEKPFLKEFNSKGIEKNQVIPASSCDQDRVSLVSCGQVAEAQKVIIVNPETLNQCADDEIGEIWVSSESVAQGYWNRPQLTEAIFKAYTPDSPERPFLRTGDLGFLQDGELFVTGRLKDLIIIRGRNHYPQDIEMTAEKSHPALRESCGAAFSVEVGEEERLVITYEVKRSYIRKLNVEEVTSAIRKAVTQTHELQPYAIVLLKTGSIPKTSSGKIQRHACKAEFLEGSLNSVGQWSVTQLSEASSQQSKPKPRKNLKQHSPSNSQQQLIQDWLVDKIAQRLSISSAEIEITEPFASYGLDSVQAVRITAELEDWLKVKLSPTLAYDYPSIESLAQYLTALLKGQEIPSTPVLKTVTQQQTKSELIAIIGMGCRFPGANNPDQFWQLLQQGKDQITQVKGRWEKETWGGFLDHIDQFDPQFFGISRREAQEIDPQQRLLLEVSWEALENASIAVDQLAGSQTGVFIGISSSDYSQIRLKSQLDPSAYAGTGNAHSIAANRLSYFYDFRGPSLTVDTACSSSLVAVHLAISSLQRGECQMAIAGGVNLLLSPELTETFTQAGMMATDGRCKTFDEGADGYVRGEGCGVVILKSLENAIADGDPILGVIHGSAINQDGRSNGLTAPNGIAQKQVICQALINGNIQAADISYIETHGTGTPLGDPIEVNALKSVLMEGRSLDQPLWIGSLKTNIGHLEAAAGIAGLIKVILSLKHQQIPPHLHLNSLNPHINLNETPIAIPTQLTPWKIDSKPRLAGVSSFGFGGTNAHVIVGEYNSLSPSPENLSPYPSPTRREELKPVERPLHILTLSAKREKDLSALIDSYKSYLTSQPTASLEDICFTANVGRSPLKHRVAIIANSQDQLREKLGKGEVIKAENSAQLTPKIAFLFTGQGSQYVGMGYQLYQTQPTFKTALDTCADLLSPYLKRPLLEILYPQDSTAISDELDQTAYTQPALFALEYALAQLWLSWGIEPSIVMGHSVGEYVAATLAGVFSLEDGIKLIAHRGKLMQALPQNGQMVAVLSDEVTVKKAINSHHQKVVIAAINGEKSLVISGEHQAVIEVTEVLKNQGIKTKPLTVSHAFHSPLMQPMLTEFERVAQEIEYSLPLIPIVSNVTGNIAGEEMATPHYWVNHVVDTVQFASSMKCLEKQGYKVFLEIGAKPTLLGMGRSTLESDPLNSNSSPYLWLPSLRPEQEDWQQILSSLAQLYVNGIWVDWAGFDQDYPRQRVIGLPTYPFDRQSYWLTQTPQLNSHGLYQVEWEVKQPINDNFSLINPSTWLILADEQGLGELLGQELEKLGQTCLLIYPENGKGQKETFESLLAEVKQTQQTLGGIIHLWSLDEVTLTEAQHRGCESILYLLQTLYEQEISSKVWIATRGTQRVTLQENSLSHLQGTLWGLSKVVALEYSQYWGGIIDLDPEHDPQEAQFFLSEIFNSQKETYLAFRKGQRYVTRLKKATLTPQKLSLYQEGTYLITGGLGAVGLKVAQWLVKEGAKHLVLMGRSQPSANAQEILNTLEEKGVNLSIVQGDVTELEDINRIFNQIKNSHPPLKGIIHAAGLLKDGILQGLSWESFQQVLAPKVQGTWNLHQASLDLSLDFFVMFSSAASLLGSPGQGNYAAANGFLDAFAHYRHSLGLPGLTINWGALSAGMATSTRLGVKGLEMIEIESALEMLSSLLTTSTPQVGVLSVKWDSLSEQFPDLLKTPFFQEVISQDNKPSHEHSEIFTTLLTLSPPQRTEVLITYLQSSIARILHLSPADISPSDSLVDLGMDSLMVMEAINTLKKDLQLMLYPREIYEHPKIEALATYLGTEFEGTHGQSPKSPQHNPQKQELVVSRFSKTYQPLTITKKLPGIIFILSSPRAGSTLLRVMFAGHPDLISPPELHLLPFNTMGQRDQELALSYLGEGLQRAFMELGGLDSQTSQSLIEELIHQNTSIPDVYQRLQELAGNRLLVDKSPTYGMQREILDRGEAMFEGAKYIHLVRHPYSVIDSFSRMRMDKLVGVSGDNPYSIAESVWLESNRNILDFSQTIDKERYYQLRYEDLVTQPSQMMRSLCEFLDIPFNSALLDPYQGDRMTDGVYNQSISVGDPNFSQRRQIDPKLADAWKKIHLPQPLGDTTLRLAASFNYELPHETVLPSPPRRGVGGEVISIPMQENYLTIRGLKLCLCSWGPEDGELILCIHGILEQGAAWEEVATRLAQKGYRVIAPDLRGHGKSDHVGNGGSYNLIDFLGDLDAIATHLTDKPFTLVGHSLGSIIAAMFTSIRPEKVKHLVLVETVLPTEVHEGDTVEQLATHLNYLSSPPKHPVFPDVETAAKRLQTATPAMSEQLAMKLAKRITQAGEGGIQWRWDSLLRTRAGIEFNGINRSRYLSLLKQIQAKITLIYGDQSDFNRPEDLQLQQQTMSQANRIVVNGGHNLHLEAFEELANIING, from the coding sequence ATGAAGCGGAACTTCTCCAACTTTGTTGACTTATTAAACCATAGAGCCGAAACCCAATCTGATAAAATCCTATTTACCTTTCTCGGTGATGGGGAAACCGAAAGCCTAAGTCTAACTTATCAGCAACTCGATCAACAGGCTAGGGCGATCGCAGTACAGCTACAGTCTCTTAACGCGACTGGAGAAAGGGCTTTATTACTGTATCAACCGGGATTAGAATTTATTTCTGCTTTCTTTGGCTGTTTATATGGAGGAGTGATCCCTGTTCCCGCTTATCCCCCTAGGGCAAATCGTTCTATAGAAAGATTACAAGCTATTGTCTCCGATGCAGAGGCCAAATTTGCTCTCACCTCAGAAAGCCTAGTTAATAGCATCGAAGGAAAGTTAACTCAATCTCTGTCTCAAGAAGCCATTCAATGTGTAACGACAGATAATTTAGAGTTATCTTTATCTCAAGGATGGCATAAACCCAAAATTAACCCGGAACAACTCGCCTTTTTACAATACACCAGTGGGTCAACCGGCAATCCTAAAGGGGTGATGGTGAGTCACAGCAATTTGATGCACAATGCCGCCTTAATTAATCATTATTTCCAAGATACCCCCGAAAGCCGGGGCGCGTCTTGGTTGCCTCCCTATCATGATATGGGATTAATTGGCGGGATTCTTCAGCCGATTTATGTGGGGGTTTATGTGGTGTTAATGCCCCCTGTCACCTTTTTACAACGTCCTCTACGCTGGTTAGAAGTGATTTCCCGCTACCGCATTACCACCAGTGGGGCCCCCAATTTTGCCTATGAATTATGTGCGACTCAAATTACCCCCGAACAGCGAGAAAATTTAGATCTCAGTTGTTGGGAATTGGCGTTTAGTGGGGCTGAACCGATTCGCGCCCACACCTTAGAACAGTTTGCTAAAGCCTTTGCTCCCTGTGGATTTCGTCCAGAGGCGTTTTATGCCTGTTATGGGATGGCAGAAACCACTTTAATTGTGACTGGGGGTAAAAGGTCAGAAAAACCCTTTTTAAAAGAGTTTAACAGTAAAGGAATCGAAAAAAATCAAGTGATTCCCGCCTCTTCTTGTGATCAAGACCGGGTGAGTCTGGTCAGTTGTGGGCAAGTTGCCGAAGCACAAAAGGTGATTATTGTCAACCCTGAAACCTTAAATCAATGTGCTGATGATGAAATTGGAGAAATTTGGGTCAGTAGTGAGAGTGTCGCCCAAGGATATTGGAATCGTCCCCAATTGACGGAAGCTATTTTTAAAGCTTATACTCCCGATAGTCCAGAAAGACCCTTTTTAAGAACGGGAGATTTAGGATTTTTACAGGACGGAGAATTATTTGTTACCGGTCGGTTAAAAGATTTAATTATTATTCGCGGCAGAAATCATTATCCTCAAGATATCGAAATGACTGCCGAAAAAAGTCATCCGGCTTTACGAGAAAGTTGTGGGGCGGCCTTTTCTGTGGAAGTAGGAGAAGAGGAACGCCTAGTCATTACTTATGAAGTTAAGCGCAGTTATATCCGTAAATTAAATGTCGAAGAAGTCACGAGTGCGATTCGTAAAGCGGTGACTCAAACTCATGAATTACAACCTTATGCTATTGTTTTATTAAAAACTGGCAGTATTCCTAAAACCTCTAGCGGAAAAATTCAGCGTCATGCTTGCAAAGCGGAGTTTTTAGAAGGAAGTTTAAATAGTGTCGGTCAATGGTCAGTCACTCAGTTATCCGAAGCAAGTTCTCAACAGTCAAAACCAAAACCGAGAAAAAATCTTAAGCAACATTCTCCCTCCAATTCTCAACAACAACTGATCCAAGATTGGTTAGTTGATAAAATAGCCCAACGGTTAAGCATTAGTTCCGCAGAAATTGAAATCACAGAACCTTTTGCCAGTTATGGGTTAGACTCGGTGCAAGCGGTTCGCATTACCGCAGAATTAGAAGACTGGTTAAAGGTCAAACTGTCCCCAACGTTAGCCTATGATTACCCCAGTATAGAAAGTTTAGCGCAATATTTAACCGCTTTACTCAAAGGACAAGAGATACCCTCAACCCCTGTCCTAAAAACCGTGACTCAACAACAAACAAAATCAGAATTGATCGCTATTATTGGGATGGGTTGTCGTTTTCCGGGGGCAAATAATCCCGATCAATTTTGGCAACTTTTACAGCAAGGAAAAGATCAAATTACTCAAGTAAAAGGTCGTTGGGAAAAAGAAACTTGGGGAGGATTTTTAGACCATATCGACCAATTTGATCCCCAATTTTTCGGCATTTCTCGGCGAGAAGCTCAAGAAATTGACCCCCAACAACGGTTATTATTAGAAGTAAGTTGGGAAGCCTTAGAAAATGCCTCTATAGCCGTCGATCAACTAGCAGGAAGCCAAACCGGCGTATTTATTGGCATCAGTAGCTCTGATTATTCCCAAATTCGTCTCAAAAGTCAATTAGACCCCAGCGCCTACGCCGGAACCGGTAACGCCCATAGTATCGCCGCTAACCGTCTATCCTATTTCTATGACTTTCGCGGGCCTTCTTTAACCGTCGATACCGCTTGTTCTTCCTCTTTGGTGGCGGTTCATTTAGCGATTTCGAGTCTGCAACGGGGAGAATGTCAAATGGCCATCGCCGGGGGGGTAAATCTCTTGTTATCCCCTGAATTAACGGAAACCTTCACCCAAGCCGGGATGATGGCCACCGATGGACGCTGTAAAACCTTTGATGAAGGGGCAGATGGATATGTTCGTGGCGAAGGGTGCGGGGTTGTCATCTTAAAATCTTTAGAAAATGCGATCGCCGATGGAGATCCGATCTTAGGGGTTATTCACGGTTCAGCCATTAACCAAGATGGACGGAGTAACGGCTTAACTGCTCCTAACGGCATAGCACAAAAACAGGTCATTTGTCAAGCCTTGATTAATGGAAATATTCAGGCGGCGGATATTAGTTATATCGAAACTCACGGGACAGGAACACCATTAGGAGATCCGATCGAAGTTAATGCTTTAAAATCAGTGTTAATGGAGGGAAGATCGCTAGATCAACCCCTATGGATAGGGTCACTCAAAACGAATATTGGACATTTGGAAGCGGCGGCGGGAATTGCGGGATTAATTAAAGTCATTTTATCCTTAAAACATCAACAAATTCCCCCTCATTTACACTTAAATTCCCTCAACCCTCATATTAATTTAAACGAGACTCCTATCGCTATTCCGACTCAATTAACCCCTTGGAAAATTGACAGTAAACCTAGATTAGCCGGGGTTAGTTCTTTTGGATTTGGGGGGACAAATGCTCATGTTATTGTAGGAGAATATAATTCTCTGTCTCCTTCTCCTGAAAACCTCTCCCCCTACCCCTCTCCTACAAGGAGAGAAGAGTTAAAGCCGGTTGAACGTCCTTTACATATTCTCACTTTATCCGCTAAACGGGAAAAAGATTTATCCGCTTTAATTGACTCCTATAAAAGTTATTTAACCTCCCAACCTACAGCCTCTTTAGAGGATATTTGTTTTACGGCAAATGTTGGGCGATCGCCTCTAAAACACCGAGTCGCTATTATTGCCAATTCTCAAGACCAATTAAGAGAAAAATTAGGGAAAGGGGAAGTCATTAAAGCCGAAAATTCCGCACAATTAACCCCTAAAATAGCCTTTTTATTTACCGGACAAGGGTCACAATATGTAGGGATGGGATATCAATTATATCAAACTCAACCCACATTTAAAACAGCCCTGGATACTTGTGCAGATCTGTTGAGTCCCTATTTAAAACGACCCTTATTAGAGATTTTATATCCTCAAGATAGCACCGCTATTTCAGACGAATTAGACCAAACCGCCTACACTCAACCGGCGCTTTTTGCTTTAGAATATGCTTTGGCTCAACTGTGGTTGTCTTGGGGCATAGAACCGAGTATAGTTATGGGTCATAGTGTGGGAGAATATGTAGCCGCCACTTTAGCCGGAGTATTTAGTTTAGAAGATGGCATAAAATTAATTGCCCATCGAGGTAAATTAATGCAAGCTTTGCCCCAAAATGGTCAAATGGTGGCCGTATTAAGCGATGAAGTTACCGTTAAAAAAGCGATTAATTCTCATCATCAAAAAGTCGTCATTGCAGCCATTAATGGAGAGAAAAGCTTAGTCATTTCCGGAGAACATCAAGCGGTTATAGAAGTAACGGAAGTCTTAAAAAATCAAGGCATTAAAACCAAACCCTTAACCGTTTCCCATGCTTTCCATTCTCCTTTAATGCAACCCATGTTAACGGAATTTGAACGGGTTGCCCAGGAAATAGAGTATTCTTTACCCCTAATTCCTATTGTCTCTAATGTGACGGGAAATATAGCCGGAGAAGAAATGGCTACCCCCCATTATTGGGTTAATCATGTTGTTGATACCGTTCAATTTGCTTCTAGCATGAAATGTTTAGAAAAGCAAGGGTATAAGGTATTTTTAGAAATTGGGGCTAAACCCACTCTTTTAGGCATGGGACGGTCAACCCTTGAATCTGACCCATTAAACTCTAATTCATCCCCTTATTTATGGTTGCCTAGTTTACGACCGGAGCAAGAAGATTGGCAACAAATTTTGTCAAGTTTAGCCCAATTATATGTTAACGGAATTTGGGTAGATTGGGCAGGATTTGACCAAGATTATCCCCGTCAACGAGTGATAGGACTACCGACTTATCCCTTCGATCGTCAATCTTATTGGTTAACTCAAACCCCCCAGTTAAATTCTCATGGGTTATATCAAGTCGAATGGGAAGTTAAGCAACCAATTAATGATAATTTCTCTTTGATTAACCCGTCAACCTGGTTAATTTTGGCGGATGAACAGGGGTTAGGAGAACTCTTAGGACAAGAGTTAGAAAAGTTAGGACAAACTTGTCTGTTAATTTATCCAGAAAATGGCAAAGGACAAAAAGAAACGTTTGAGAGTTTATTAGCAGAAGTTAAACAGACACAACAGACTTTAGGCGGAATTATTCATCTGTGGAGTCTGGACGAAGTAACCCTAACCGAAGCCCAACATCGAGGATGTGAAAGTATTTTATATTTATTACAGACCTTATATGAGCAAGAAATCTCCTCTAAAGTATGGATAGCAACGAGAGGAACTCAACGGGTAACATTACAGGAAAACTCTTTATCCCATCTACAAGGGACATTATGGGGATTAAGTAAAGTTGTAGCTTTAGAATATTCTCAATATTGGGGAGGTATTATAGATTTAGATCCGGAACATGATCCCCAAGAAGCGCAATTTTTCTTATCAGAAATTTTCAACTCCCAAAAAGAAACCTATTTAGCTTTCCGCAAGGGACAACGATATGTAACCCGACTGAAAAAAGCTACTTTAACTCCTCAAAAATTATCCCTTTATCAAGAAGGAACTTATTTAATTACCGGCGGGTTAGGCGCTGTGGGGTTAAAAGTTGCCCAATGGTTAGTTAAAGAGGGGGCTAAACATTTAGTTTTAATGGGGCGCAGTCAACCCTCAGCTAACGCCCAAGAAATCTTAAACACTCTAGAAGAAAAAGGGGTTAATTTATCTATTGTTCAAGGAGATGTGACCGAATTAGAAGATATAAATAGAATATTTAATCAGATTAAAAACTCTCATCCTCCTTTAAAAGGAATTATTCACGCGGCAGGACTATTAAAAGATGGGATTTTACAAGGGTTATCCTGGGAAAGCTTTCAGCAAGTTTTAGCCCCCAAAGTCCAAGGAACGTGGAATTTACATCAAGCAAGTTTAGATCTATCTTTAGATTTCTTTGTGATGTTTTCCTCTGCCGCCTCCTTATTAGGTTCACCCGGACAGGGAAATTATGCCGCCGCTAATGGATTTTTAGATGCTTTTGCCCATTATCGTCATAGTTTAGGACTTCCCGGGTTAACGATTAATTGGGGTGCATTATCCGCAGGAATGGCAACCTCAACCCGTTTAGGGGTAAAAGGACTAGAGATGATTGAAATAGAATCAGCCCTAGAAATGTTATCCTCTTTATTGACAACCTCTACTCCTCAAGTTGGGGTATTGTCGGTAAAATGGGATAGCTTAAGCGAACAATTTCCAGACTTACTTAAAACGCCTTTCTTCCAAGAGGTTATTTCTCAAGACAATAAACCGAGTCATGAACACTCAGAAATTTTCACCACCCTTTTAACCCTATCTCCCCCTCAAAGAACAGAGGTTTTAATCACTTATCTTCAGTCATCTATTGCCCGTATTTTACATCTATCTCCGGCAGATATTTCACCATCGGATAGTCTTGTCGACTTAGGGATGGACTCCTTAATGGTAATGGAGGCCATTAATACCCTGAAAAAAGATCTTCAGTTAATGTTATATCCCAGAGAAATTTATGAACATCCCAAAATTGAAGCGTTAGCAACCTATCTAGGGACAGAATTTGAAGGAACTCATGGTCAGAGTCCAAAGTCACCCCAACATAACCCACAAAAACAAGAATTAGTAGTCAGCAGATTTAGCAAAACCTACCAACCACTAACTATAACCAAAAAACTACCCGGGATAATCTTTATTCTATCGAGTCCAAGGGCAGGATCAACTCTACTCCGGGTAATGTTTGCTGGACATCCAGACCTAATTTCTCCCCCAGAATTACATTTACTTCCCTTCAATACGATGGGACAACGAGATCAAGAATTAGCTTTATCCTATTTAGGAGAAGGGTTACAACGGGCGTTTATGGAGTTAGGAGGACTTGACTCCCAAACATCCCAGAGTTTAATTGAGGAATTAATTCATCAAAATACCTCTATTCCCGATGTGTATCAACGGTTACAAGAATTAGCCGGCAACCGTCTCTTAGTCGATAAGTCTCCTACCTACGGAATGCAACGGGAAATACTCGACAGAGGTGAGGCGATGTTTGAGGGCGCTAAATATATTCATCTTGTCCGTCATCCCTACAGTGTAATAGACTCATTTTCCCGAATGAGAATGGATAAATTAGTCGGTGTAAGCGGAGATAATCCCTATAGTATAGCGGAGTCTGTGTGGTTAGAAAGTAACCGCAATATCCTAGACTTTTCCCAAACCATCGATAAAGAGCGCTATTATCAATTACGCTATGAAGACTTAGTCACTCAACCCTCTCAAATGATGCGATCGTTGTGTGAATTTTTAGATATACCCTTTAATAGTGCCCTTTTAGACCCTTATCAAGGCGATCGCATGACAGACGGAGTTTATAATCAATCTATATCCGTAGGTGATCCCAATTTTTCTCAACGTCGTCAAATTGATCCCAAATTAGCAGATGCTTGGAAAAAAATCCATCTTCCTCAACCGTTAGGAGATACTACCCTTCGTCTCGCTGCCTCCTTTAATTATGAATTACCCCATGAAACTGTTCTCCCCTCTCCTCCTAGGAGAGGGGTAGGGGGAGAGGTCATATCTATCCCCATGCAAGAAAACTATCTAACTATTCGGGGGTTAAAGTTATGTTTATGTAGTTGGGGGCCAGAAGACGGAGAATTAATCTTATGTATTCACGGTATTTTAGAACAAGGGGCAGCATGGGAGGAAGTGGCCACCCGTTTGGCGCAAAAAGGGTATCGAGTCATAGCGCCGGACTTGCGAGGTCATGGAAAATCCGATCATGTTGGTAACGGTGGATCGTATAATTTAATTGATTTCTTAGGTGATCTAGATGCGATCGCTACTCATTTAACCGATAAACCGTTTACACTGGTGGGTCATTCTCTAGGATCTATTATTGCGGCCATGTTTACCAGTATCCGTCCCGAAAAGGTTAAACATTTAGTCTTAGTAGAAACGGTGTTACCCACAGAAGTCCATGAGGGAGATACGGTTGAACAGTTAGCGACTCATCTAAATTATCTCTCGTCTCCCCCGAAACATCCCGTTTTTCCGGATGTGGAAACCGCCGCTAAACGCCTCCAAACCGCTACCCCGGCCATGTCTGAACAGTTAGCGATGAAGTTAGCAAAACGCATTACTCAAGCGGGTGAGGGGGGTATTCAATGGCGTTGGGACTCTTTATTAAGGACTCGCGCCGGTATAGAATTTAATGGCATTAACCGATCGCGCTATCTTAGTTTACTCAAACAAATTCAAGCTAAAATTACTTTAATCTATGGCGATCAAAGTGATTTTAACCGACCCGAAGATTTACAATTACAACAACAAACTATGTCCCAAGCTAACCGAATTGTTGTAAATGGGGGTCATAATTTACATTTAGAAGCGTTTGAGGAGTTAGCTAATATTATCAATGGATAA
- a CDS encoding DUF6208 family protein encodes MSSQFSKLSIVELFLELPLTLLSFVFYKVMKFMIGNLYTVYLTFNKSKTSQWRVLSEEVIKSALSVPVLMTKGPRWNTHAIIGTLGPFSVNQSIAIDLNSVNQTSQSWIAVIYNFPQYETITSLESNRINSDNQWACLTLKPGKYSIGLRYYNWGEKVVFPSIKVEDKVFVDPQVIPSEVNQFYSSLINYKNWFYLSLHYYIFTLLRLRKILPDSFVKQEYLPVGATDTEFVYNYLLKGQALQITLDSELVKNYDIYLTIYDRSSLPLSWDRIIEDKYLTKPIENNGYYLIRMRPKYTSLEEILTELPVESQISDETELIQQLKLKVKG; translated from the coding sequence ATGAGTAGTCAATTTTCCAAATTATCTATTGTTGAACTCTTTTTAGAATTGCCCTTGACTTTGTTATCTTTTGTTTTTTACAAAGTCATGAAATTTATGATTGGCAATTTATATACAGTCTATTTAACCTTTAATAAAAGTAAAACATCTCAATGGCGAGTCTTATCAGAAGAGGTAATTAAATCTGCCCTCAGTGTACCGGTTTTAATGACTAAAGGGCCTCGTTGGAATACTCATGCTATTATTGGAACACTTGGCCCTTTTTCCGTTAATCAATCTATTGCTATTGATTTAAATTCAGTTAATCAAACCTCTCAATCTTGGATTGCCGTTATTTATAACTTTCCCCAATATGAAACCATTACCAGTTTAGAATCAAACCGAATTAATTCCGATAATCAATGGGCTTGTTTGACCTTAAAACCGGGGAAATATAGTATAGGATTGAGATATTATAACTGGGGAGAAAAGGTTGTTTTTCCCTCGATAAAAGTTGAGGATAAAGTTTTTGTTGATCCTCAAGTTATCCCCTCAGAAGTGAATCAGTTTTATTCGAGTTTAATTAATTATAAAAACTGGTTTTATTTAAGTCTTCATTATTATATTTTTACCCTGTTGAGATTGAGAAAAATTTTGCCAGATTCTTTTGTCAAACAGGAATATTTACCCGTTGGGGCAACGGATACGGAATTTGTCTATAATTATTTACTCAAAGGGCAAGCCTTACAAATTACCCTTGACTCAGAATTAGTTAAGAATTATGACATTTACTTGACAATTTATGATCGGTCTAGTTTGCCCTTAAGTTGGGATCGGATCATAGAAGACAAGTATTTAACAAAACCGATAGAAAACAACGGATATTATTTAATTCGGATGCGGCCTAAATATACCTCCTTAGAAGAAATCTTAACAGAGTTACCAGTTGAGTCTCAAATCAGTGATGAAACCGAATTAATTCAACAGCTTAAATTAAAAGTTAAAGGCTAA